A single genomic interval of Helianthus annuus cultivar XRQ/B chromosome 6, HanXRQr2.0-SUNRISE, whole genome shotgun sequence harbors:
- the LOC110944478 gene encoding putative GEM-like protein 8 → MDNRLSSSALAAPIVSRGLLLSKSCQSLCGLPSSSKINGIERLLEIVKHKLSYGARILPLGREGRIFGKNFSTRDSEKLLHATRCSIYTTAGPIAGILFITTEKVGFCSDRSVKTYSAAGEVLKFQYKVSIPLEKIKGVGESANMKRPSKKYMELVTVDDFSFWFLGFSNYKKTLRYLLRESVTIASLATNVDH, encoded by the coding sequence ATGGATAACAGACTCTCGAGCAGCGCCTTGGCAGCCCCGATTGTATCAAGGGGGCTACTTTTGTCTAAATCTTGTCAAAGTCTATGCGGTCTTCCATCTTCTTCCAAAATCAATGGCATAGAAAGACTACTAGAAATTGTGAAACATAAGTTGAGTTATGGTGCCAGAATCCTTCCACTCGGCCGTGAGGGAAGAATCTTTGGTAAAAATTTCAGTACCCGTGACTCTGAGAAGTTGTTGCATGCTACCCGATGTTCCATATACACTACAGCTGGCCCGATCGCAGGCATCCTCTTTATCACTACCGAAAAGGTTGGATTTTGTAGTGATAGGTCTGTCAAAACATATTCTGCAGCAGGAGAGGTGTTAAAGTTCCAATATAAGGTGTCGATTCCGTTAGAAAAGATTAAAGGAGTAGGAGAGAGCGCGAACATGAAGAGGCCATCGAAAAAGTATATGGAGCTTGTGACGGTGGATGATTTCAGCTTCTGGTTTTTGGGATTTTCTAATTATAAGAAAACTTTAAGATATCTCCTTCGAGAATCAGTCACAATTGCTAGTTTAGCAACAAATGTAGATCATTAG
- the LOC110944479 gene encoding putative GEM-like protein 8, whose protein sequence is MTPLSAYKYHDPEATLANNFSIKHNQITTIRDQNMDNRLSSSALAAPIVSRGLLLSKSCQSLCGLPSSSKINGIERLLEIVKHKLSYGAKILPLGREGRIFGKNFSTRDSEKLLHATRCSIYTTAGPIAGILFITTERVGFCSDRSVKTYSAAGEVLKFQYKVSIPLEKIKGVGESANMKRPSKKYIELVTVDEFSFWFLGFSNYKKTLRYLLQRISHNC, encoded by the coding sequence ATGACACCTTTATCAGCTTATAAATATCATGATCCAGAAGCTACATTAGCCAACAACTTCAGCATTAAGCACAATCAGATCACAACGATCCGAGATCAAAATATGGATAACAGACTCTCGAGCAGCGCCTTGGCAGCCCCGATTGTATCAAGGGGGCTACTTTTGTCTAAATCTTGTCAAAGTCTATGCGGTCTTCCATCTTCTTCCAAAATCAATGGCATAGAAAGACTACTAGAAATTGTGAAACATAAGTTGAGTTATGGTGCCAAAATCCTTCCACTCGGCCGTGAGGGAAGAATCTTTGGTAAAAATTTCAGTACCCGGGACTCTGAGAAGTTGTTGCATGCTACCCGCTGTTCCATATACACTACAGCTGGCCCGATCGCAGGCATCCTCTTTATCACTACCGAAAGGGTTGGATTTTGTAGTGATAGGTCTGTCAAAACATATTCTGCAGCAGGAGAGGTGTTAAAGTTCCAATATAAGGTGTCGATTCCGTTAGAAAAGATTAAAGGAGTAGGAGAGAGCGCGAACATGAAGAGGCCATCGAAAAAGTATATCGAGCTTGTGACGGTGGATGAATTCAGCTTCTGGTTTTTGGGATTTTCTAATTACAAGAAAACTTTGAGATATCTTCTTCAGAGAATCAGCCACAATTGTTAG
- the LOC110944477 gene encoding GEM-like protein 6 — protein sequence MDNRLSSSALAAPIVSRGLLLSKSCRSLCGLPASSKINGIERLLEIVKHKLSYGAKILPLGREGRIFGKNFSTRDSEKLSHATRCSIYTTAGPIAGILFITTERVGFCSDRSVKTYSAAGEVLKFQYKVSIPLEKIKGAGESANMKRPSKKYMELVTVDEFSFWFLGFSNYKKTLRYLL from the coding sequence ATGGATAACAGACTCTCGAGCAGCGCCTTGGCAGCCCCGATTGTATCAAGGGGGCTACTTTTGTCTAAATCTTGTCGAAGTCTATGCGGTCTTCCAGCTTCTTCCAAAATCAATGGCATAGAAAGACTACTAGAAATTGTGAAACATAAGTTGAGTTATGGTGCCAAAATCCTTCCACTCGGCCGTGAGGGAAGAATCTTTGGTAAAAATTTCAGTACCCGGGACTCTGAGAAGTTGTCGCATGCTACCCGCTGTTCCATATACACTACAGCTGGTCCGATCGCAGGCATCCTCTTTATCACTACCGAAAGGGTTGGATTTTGTAGTGATAGGTCTGTCAAAACATATTCTGCAGCAGGAGAGGTGTTAAAGTTCCAATATAAGGTGTCGATTCCGTTAGAAAAGATTAAAGGAGCAGGAGAGAGCGCGAACATGAAGAGGCCATCGAAAAAGTATATGGAGCTTGTGACGGTGGATGAATTCAGCTTCTGGTTTTTGGGATTTTCTAATTACAAGAAAACTTTAAGATATCTTCTTTAG
- the LOC110944480 gene encoding putative GEM-like protein 8, with amino-acid sequence MDNRLSSSALATPIVSRGLLLSKSCQSLCGLPSSSKINGIERLLEIMKHKLSYGAKILPLGREGRILGKNFSTRDSEKLLHATRCSIYTTAGPIAGILFITTERVGFCSDRSVKTYSAAGEVLKFQYKVSIPLEKIKGVGEIANMKRPSKKYMELVTVDDFSFWFLGFSNYKKTLRCLLQRISHNC; translated from the coding sequence ATGGATAACAGACTCTCGAGCAGCGCCTTGGCAACCCCAATTGTATCAAGGGGGCTACTTTTGTCTAAATCTTGTCAAAGTCTATGCGGTCTTCCATCTTCTTCCAAAATCAATGGCATAGAAAGACTACTAGAAATTATGAAACATAAGTTGAGTTATGGTGCCAAAATCCTTCCACTCGGCCGCGAGGGAAGAATCCTTGGTAAAAATTTCAGTACCCGGGACTCTGAGAAGTTGTTGCATGCTACCCGATGTTCCATATACACTACAGCTGGCCCGATCGCAGGCATCCTCTTTATCACTACCGAAAGGGTTGGATTTTGTAGTGATAGGTCTGTCAAAACGTATTCTGCAGCAGGAGAGGTGTTAAAGTTCCAATATAAGGTGTCGATCCCCTTAGAAAAGATTAAAGGAGTAGGAGAGATCGCGAACATGAAGAGGCCATCGAAAAAGTATATGGAGCTTGTGACGGTGGATGATTTCAGCTTCTGGTTTTTGGGATTTTCTAATTATAAGAAAACTTTAAGATGTCTCCTTCAGAGAATCAGCCACAATTGCTAG
- the LOC110864914 gene encoding F-box/LRR-repeat protein 4, with translation MGEEINDTTATFEQNICINDHLRDDELRSVFTKLETDKDKTIFSLVCKRWLYVQSTERKKLCARAGPHMLRKMAARFTRVIDLDLSQSPARSFDPGVTDSDLTVIATDFTELRILKLRHCKGITDDGMSAIGSSLSSLQSLDVSYCRKLTDTGLSAITEGCHDLKILHLAGCRLVTDKLLESLSKNCHDLEELGLHGCTNITDTGLTALVNGCKRINHLDVNRCDNVGDLGVSTIAEAYSTSLKTLKLQDCFKLGDKSIFSVANFCKNLETLIIAGCRDISCNSIRSLAASTRNLKILKMDFCSNVSDVSLNSILSECTCLEVLDIGRCEEVTDAAFQGLGNLNNGSGLGLKGLKITSCPKITVLGISLILTACRSLEHLDVRSCPRVTKARCEEAGLRFPESCKIRIQDRNENRCVIA, from the exons CAGCAACCTTCGAACAAAACATTTGCATCAACGACCATTTACGCGACGACGAGCTCCGATCAGTCTTCACTAAACTCGAAACCGACAAAGACAAAACCATATTCAGTCTCGTATGCAAGAGATGGTTATATGTTCAGAGCACCGAGCGGAAGAAGCTCTGTGCACGTGCTGGTCCGCACATGCTTCGTAAAATGGCTGCACGCTTTACACGTGTTATCGATCTTGATCTTTCTCAGTCCCCAGCGCGTTCTTTTGATCCTGGAGTTACTGATTCGGATCTTACTGTTATTGCTACTGACTTTACAGAGTTGAGAATACTCAAACTGCGACATTGCAAAG GTATCACCGATGATGGAATGTCCGCCATTGGATCTAGTCTTTCTTCTCTACAGTCGTTAGATGTTTCGTACTGTAGAAAGCTAACCGATACGGGACTATCAGCTATCACAGAGGGCTGTCATGACCTAAAGATCTTACACCTTGCCGGTTGCCGCCTTGTTACCGACAAACTTCTAGAATCTCTTTCTAAAAACTGTCATGACTTAGAAGAACTAGGTTTACATGGTTGCACCAACATCACAGACACTGGACTCACCGCTTTAGTTAACGGATGTAAACGTATAAACCATCTAGACGTAAATAGGTGCGATAATGTTGGAGATCTCGGAGTTTCCACCATTGCAGAAGCGTATTCAACTTCCTTAAAAACGTTAAAGTTGCAGGATTGTTTTAAACTCGGAGACAAATCTATATTCTCAGTGGCTAACTTTTGTAAAAATCTCGAAACCTTAATTATTGCAGGGTGTCGGGATATATCCTGCAACTCGATAAGATCACTAGCTGCTTCTACTCGAAACCTTAAGATCTTAAAAATGGATTTTTGTTCAAACGTTTCAGACGTTTCATTGAATTCCATACTTTCAGAATGCACTTGTTTAGAGGTTCTTGATATTGGCCGCTGTGAGGAGGTGACAGATGCTGCGTTTCAGGGATTAGGGAATTTGAACAACGGAAGCGGTTTGGGTTTGAAGGGTTTAAAAATCACTAGTTGTCCGAAGATTACCGTGTTGGGAATAAGCTTGATTTTAACGGCGTGTAGGTCGTTGGAACACCTTGATGTGCGATCATGCCCTCGTGTTACAAAAGCTCGTTGTGAGGAAGCTGGATTGAGGTTTCCTGAATCTTGTAAG ATTCGAATTCAAGATCGAAACGAAAACAGGTGTGTTATTGCTTAG